A window of the Terriglobales bacterium genome harbors these coding sequences:
- a CDS encoding NAD-dependent epimerase/dehydratase family protein, with amino-acid sequence MGTYLVTGVAGFIGSALARALLERGDTVRGIDNLLTGKRENIAALLDKMEFREADLCDPAAAAEACRGVDYVLHQAALPSVPRSVADPVETNRHNVDATLNLLVAARAAKVRRVVYAASSSAYGDTPTLPKREDMPANPISP; translated from the coding sequence ATGGGAACCTACCTGGTAACGGGGGTCGCGGGCTTTATCGGCTCGGCTCTGGCGCGCGCGCTGCTGGAGCGCGGCGACACGGTGCGCGGCATCGACAACCTGCTCACCGGCAAGCGGGAGAACATCGCCGCCCTCCTCGACAAGATGGAGTTCCGGGAGGCCGACCTCTGCGATCCCGCCGCCGCCGCCGAAGCCTGCCGCGGCGTGGATTACGTGCTGCACCAGGCTGCCCTGCCTTCGGTGCCGCGCTCGGTGGCCGACCCGGTCGAGACCAACCGCCACAACGTGGACGCGACGCTCAACTTGCTGGTGGCGGCGCGCGCCGCCAAGGTGCGGCGCGTGGTCTACGCGGCGTCTTCTTCCGCCTATGGCGACACCCCTACCCTGCCCAAGCGCGAGGATATGCCCGCGAATCCCATCTCGCCT